Proteins co-encoded in one Xanthomonas campestris pv. badrii genomic window:
- a CDS encoding LysM peptidoglycan-binding domain-containing protein codes for MSADKKADFSNVTSSVDSTADVAPAADFSNVRSSVQSTAQLVGETVTVQAGDSLSRIAKRHLGDGALWPRIFEANRDTLQDPDKIFPGQVLHLPPKA; via the coding sequence ATGAGTGCCGACAAGAAAGCCGATTTCTCCAACGTCACTTCCTCGGTCGACAGCACCGCCGATGTGGCGCCCGCTGCGGATTTTTCCAACGTGCGCTCCAGCGTGCAAAGCACGGCGCAGCTGGTGGGCGAAACCGTCACCGTACAGGCAGGCGATAGCCTGTCCAGGATTGCCAAGCGTCATCTGGGCGACGGCGCGCTGTGGCCGCGCATCTTCGAAGCCAACCGCGACACCCTGCAGGATCCGGACAAGATTTTTCCGGGCCAGGTGCTGCACTTGCCGCCAAAGGCCTAG